In Candidatus Hydrogenedentota bacterium, the following are encoded in one genomic region:
- a CDS encoding YbaK/EbsC family protein encodes MPVRKLKEFLDNEGIKYVTISHSKAYTAQEVAASAHISGKEMAKTVIVKLDGAMAMVVLPANHKVDFDFLARGLGAKNAALATEEEFKGLFPDCEPGAMPPFGNLYGMDVYIEEGLTEGSRIAFNAGSHTEVIRLPYRDFERLAKPKVFKASMQ; translated from the coding sequence ATGCCGGTGCGCAAACTGAAGGAGTTCCTCGATAATGAGGGCATCAAGTATGTGACGATCAGCCATTCGAAGGCCTATACCGCCCAGGAGGTCGCGGCTTCGGCCCACATATCGGGCAAAGAAATGGCAAAAACAGTCATAGTCAAGCTTGATGGGGCAATGGCCATGGTGGTGTTGCCCGCGAACCACAAGGTCGATTTCGACTTCCTCGCGCGCGGGCTTGGCGCGAAAAACGCCGCCCTCGCGACCGAGGAGGAATTCAAAGGGCTCTTCCCCGACTGCGAGCCCGGCGCGATGCCGCCTTTCGGCAACCTCTACGGGATGGACGTCTACATCGAGGAAGGTTTGACCGAAGGCAGCCGCATCGCTTTCAACGCGGGCTCGCACACCGAGGTGATTCGACTCCCCTACAGGGATTTCGAGCGGCTGGCAAAACCCAAGGTATTCAAGGCTTCGATGCAGTGA